DNA from Marinagarivorans cellulosilyticus:
GTGGTTGACGTGATAGGCCGACATCTCTAATATGCGCCCCATCGGAAGGGCACTAGCCCAGAAGATAGAGGAATGCAGGTGCGGGGTGGAGCAGCCTGGTAGCTCGTCGGGCTCATAACCCGAAGGTCGTTGGTTCAAATCCAGCCCCCGCTACCAATTCTAAGCAAGTTTTTTGCTTAGTCGAGAAAACCCAGAATAAGCGTTTTTTTGACGATTATTCTGGGTTTTTTTGTGCCTGTCTATTTTTCGAGGCTGCTGTATTAGCTTGTGTATCAGGCGCATGGCGGTCCAGTTGTTGAAAAAGTAGGCGGTTGCTGGGTTGGCGTCTTGCTATAAGTGGTTTAGGTCACTATAATTCGCGCCGATTGCAGTTCAATATCTAGTGTTTGTTTGAGTGTCTTCTCCTCCGCTAGATTGTTTTTAACCCCTATATGGGGTTTTTTATTATCTGGATTAAAGCACATACGCTTAGTGATATGCGCTAGAAAACCAGAAAGATGATGGGCTATAGGCCCATTTTTTATTTGTTCTTTAAAGTGTACCTAGGTCCCGCAGCACTAATTGTGTTTATAGAGTGATTTAGCGCACGTGTTCAAACAGAGTATTAATCAACTATATGGCATCTATTCAGCAGCGTTTAGAAGACTTGCTCGGTCCGGTTGTGGCCTCGCTTGGGTGTGAATTATGGGGCTTAGAATATATGCCTCAGGGTAAGCACCGCGCCGTACTCCGTATTTATATCGATAAGCCTGAAGGCATTGGCGTTGAAGATTGTGAAAACGTTAGTCGGCAGTCTAGTAGTGTCCTCGATGTAGAAGACCCAATTAGTGGTGAATATGTACTGGAAGTTTCGTCTCCTGGTATGGATCGCCCGCTCTTTAAGCTTGAGCAATTTGCATTGAGTGTTGGTGAAAAAGCCAGCATCCGTCTGCGAATCGCTTTTGACGGTCGTCGTAATTTTAAAGGCCTTTTAAAAGGAGTCGAAAACGATGAAGTCGTTTTAGAGGCCGATGGCGAAGAGTACCTACTTCCTTTTGAACTAATCGATAAAGCAAATATTATCCCCCGCTTTTAGGGACTGATGCAGAGGCTTTCCATGAAAAATAAAGAAATTTTATTGGTTGCAGATGCGGTATCTAACGAGAAAGGCGTCGACCGTGAAGTGATTTTCCAAGCCATTGAATTGGCTTTGGCTTCAGCGGCAAAAAAACGTTTTGATGAAGAATCCGACATTATTGTAACTATTGATCGTAAAACTGGCGACTACATTACTGAGCGTCGCTGGGAAGTGATGGCTGATGATGTGATGGCTGAGCTGGGTACCCAGTTCACCACCGAAGAAGCGCATGAAAAAGATACATCGCTCAAAGTGGGCGATATTTACAGCGAAGTGATTGATAACGCCGAATTTGGCCGCATTGCCGCGCAAACGGCGAAGCAGGTGATTGTGCAAAAAGTGCGCGAGGCAGAGCGCGCACAAATTGTCGATATGTATCGCGACCAAGTCGGTGAGCTGGTATCGGGCACTGTTAAAAAAGTGACACGTGACAATATTATTGTAGACCTTGGCGGTAACGCAGAAGGTTTACTGCCTCGCGACCAGCTAGTTGGGCGCGAAATTTTCCGCATGAATGACCGTGTGCGTGCCATTTTATTGGATATCCGCAGCGAAACTCGCGGGCCGCAGCTTTTCCTAAGCCGCTCGTGCCCACAAATGCTGGTTGAGCTGTTTAAAATTGAAGTGCCAGAAATCGCTGAGGAAGTTATCGAACTTCGCGGCGCGGCGCGTGACCCAGGTTCGCGCGCAAAAATCGCTGTTTACACCAACGATGGCCGTATCGACCCTGTAGGTGCTTGTGTGGGGATGCGTGGTTCGCGTGTGCAGGCGGTATCTAACGAGCTTGCTAGCGAGCGTATCGATATTATTTTGTGGGACGAAAATCCTGCTCA
Protein-coding regions in this window:
- the rimP gene encoding ribosome maturation factor RimP, translating into MASIQQRLEDLLGPVVASLGCELWGLEYMPQGKHRAVLRIYIDKPEGIGVEDCENVSRQSSSVLDVEDPISGEYVLEVSSPGMDRPLFKLEQFALSVGEKASIRLRIAFDGRRNFKGLLKGVENDEVVLEADGEEYLLPFELIDKANIIPRF
- the nusA gene encoding transcription termination factor NusA; the protein is MKNKEILLVADAVSNEKGVDREVIFQAIELALASAAKKRFDEESDIIVTIDRKTGDYITERRWEVMADDVMAELGTQFTTEEAHEKDTSLKVGDIYSEVIDNAEFGRIAAQTAKQVIVQKVREAERAQIVDMYRDQVGELVSGTVKKVTRDNIIVDLGGNAEGLLPRDQLVGREIFRMNDRVRAILLDIRSETRGPQLFLSRSCPQMLVELFKIEVPEIAEEVIELRGAARDPGSRAKIAVYTNDGRIDPVGACVGMRGSRVQAVSNELASERIDIILWDENPAQFVINGMAPAEIESIVIDEDTNSMDVAVAEEGLAQAIGRGGQNVRLASELTGWEINVMSVDQWNEKQQSETGSVIDTFMEALDVEEEVAEVLVEEGFTTLEEVAYVPLEEFLAIDGFDEDVAEELRSRAKDALLTKALAAEEELDKTEPAEDLLTMEGMDRALAFTLAKRGVICMEDLAEQSVDELMEVDGMDEERAAALIMKAREPWFAQEDE